The genomic region TACAACCAGCTGATTTTAGCGTCTACCGCGATAGGGAACAGCATTCAAATAGTCAATATCAAAAGAAGAGATTCTTTGAGCATAATTGCCCTTACCAGACACAGAAGCTGCCATAGCTGCAAATCTGCCGGGATCGCCTTCTTTGAGACGTTTTGCTTTGGCTTTCTCGCTGTAGAAGTTTGCCAAAACAAATCGCCAATCTGTTTTGACCGTGCCCGCAGTTTCTTGGAAGTCCTCACCATAACGAGGTGTGACTAAATTATAGGGACGACCTTCCATCCGTTTGCGCTGGTAAGGTACTGTATTGTCACCAAAACTTGAAGTATATTCTTCACTATCAACTAAAGCATCAACAAAACCACCAAATCCCTTGGTACCAATGATAATTGACCAAGCTATTTCCTCTTCTTTGTTATAAGCAGAACGACCTAGTAGGCGTTTTAGGGTAATATCTACTAAACGATAGTTGTTATTAACAGAAACCACTAGACGATAAAAAGCTTCAGACTTAGCTAACCCCCGAATAAAATCCCTAACGGACAAAGAACCCGTCTTGAGTTGAGATTCTAAGGTGATTTGGCGGTTAAATTTTAAAATCTCGTGTTCGCTGAAAACCTGACGATAGGATGCCCAGATAATAGATTGAATGTCAGTATAAGAACTAACATCCTCCAAACGATAGATGTAAGGTGTATCCTCATTTTGATCAGCAACACCGAAACTGCTAACACGGTGGTTTTGAGTAGTAGGTTTGTATTGAAGTAATGGCAGTGCCATGCTGTATTCCTCTGGTTGATAAATTTGACTTTAATTATTTTCCCCCATTAGGTTACACACCTAGGGGATTTATTTGACGGGGAAGTTAGCACTGGGGCTAATAGACACAGGTATGCCTGTAGGTACTGTTTCCCTGGTGGTCTTAGGAATTGCAATGTTAGCTGTGTTCACAGGTGTATAAGTGACAGTTCTGATACTCACGGAAGCAGCCATTTTCATAAAGTCACTAATGCTACCAGGCTTGTAACGTCCTGCTTCTATCTTATCGCGCCAGTAGTTGGCGTAACGAGGTGTAACTAAATTAAAGGGTCTATCTTTGTAGCGCCGTCTTTGGTAAGGAATAATGTTTTCACCGAAACTGTTTTGATATTCCTCTGAATCTACCAGAGCATCTACAAAACCATCCCAACCGTTGGTGGCAATTTTAATCGACCAAGCGATTTCTTCCTCTTTGTTATAAGGAGCACGACCTAATAACCGTTTCAGTGCAATTTCTACCAACCGATAATTGGAATTGGTCTTAATGACTAAATCGTCAAAAGCTTGGGATTTGGCCAAACCCCGAACGAAGTCCCGCACGGTGATGGCTTTGTTTTTTAACTGGGATTCTAAATTGCCTTGACGGTAGAATTTGAGAATTACATGTTCGCTAAACAATTGTCTATAAGCTGCCCAAATTAACTCTTCCACCTCACCAGTAAAAGCATAATCTTCTATACGGTAAATTCTGGGGGTGTCTTCATTAGGTACTTCGTAACCAGCTACTCTTTGATTTTGAGAACTGGGTTTGTATTGGAGTAGGGGTATGGCCATATTAGGGGGTTGTTTTTGTTGGTTAACTAATGACTAATTTTTGGAGATGGGTGGGATATAGCTGTAGGGTAAAGATACTGCTACTGGTTTAATAGTCACCTCTGGGGTGGAAACTTCCCTAGATGTATCCGGAATTTCCAGGGATCCAATTTGGGTAGTAACTGAAGCAATTGTTCTTTGGTAATTACGCTCGGGAGTAATGATTTTTCCCGCCATGGCAAAGAAGTTAGCTGGAATCGATTTCCGAATATCCTCGGAGGTGGCGGTACCATAAGTGCGAGCACTGTAGAAGGAACGATAATCTAGGACACGCATACTTTGGGTATCTCGCCAATAGGAGCTATAGCGAGGATTTACCAGATTAAAAGGACGTGACCCAAATCTTCTCCGTTGATAGGGTACTATATCATCACCAAAGTTGTTTATGTACTCTTCAGATTCCAATAGGGCATCAATAAATCCATGTACGCCTTTAGTGCCAATTACTATAGACCAGGCTATCTCTTCTTCCCTATTGTAGGCTTTTCTACCTAAAAATCTCTGCAGGATAATATCTACTAACCGATAGTTAGAGTTAACTTCTGCTATTTGAGTACGAAAAACTTCGGATTTTCCTAAACCTCTAATGAAGTCCCTAACATTAATTGCCCGATTCCGCAGTTGAGATTCTAAAAACTTTTGCCGATAGCTGGTTAAAATCAGATGCTCGCTGAAAACTTGTCTGTATGATGCCCAAATAATCTCATCAATTTCTTGATCTGATGTGGCATAATTTAGCTTGTACACCGTGGGTGTGTCTTCATTTGCAACTTCATACCCTTCTACACGCTGATTTTGTGATGAAGGTGAGTATTCTAACAATGGTATTGACATCTTTTTACCTTTTTAATCATCGTTAATTATCTCTAGTTACCTTACTGGTCGCCAATTGAATCCGAATCCTGATACTTTTTTCTTCCTCATTAGCTATCATTTCTCGGAATTTGTTCAAGATTGTCTCCCTTCTGGTTTTTCCTAGGTGTTCCAGTCCCACAATGGCTGCATACCGAATTGACCAGTCTGTATCCTGGTAAATTAACAATAGTGCCTCCAAAGCTCGTTCTATAGCTAAATCACGTTCATTATCCCCCAATTGGGACCAGTTTAAGTTTCCTAGCCCTTTGGCCGCAGCACGACGCACACTAGGCGCAAAATCTCTCACCGCAGCAGTGATCAATACATCTAAAGCACGGGTATCTGCGATCGCAGCTAGAGTGCGAATCGAATAAGCCCGTGCGCCATAGTTATAATCATCTATTTGTGCGAGCAGGCTAGGGACTGCTACTGTTCCTAAGTCGGTAAGTGCGGCTAGGGCCACTCCTGCTGCTGGTGGGTTATTATAGCCAAAGACGGCAATTAGGGTGGCAATAGCAGCGGGACTTTTGGCAGCAGCTAGGTTTCTGACTGCTGTTACCATTTCAAGTGGTGTTTCAGCCTGATTAACCGCATCAATTAACTGATTTAATTGCTCCACCCCACCCAATGCACCAATTAATTCCTGGGTCATTATGCTAGGTAATTTTTCAAAGGTCAATAAGAACTAAGTGGGTGAGTGGAATTAAACATGAACGTAGGTTGGGTTGAGGAGTGCGAAACCCAACGCCCCCACGAGTTACCCTACCACTAACCAATCCTACAAATAATTATGCCTCCCTACTTAGTGACTATAAAAGTGAGTCCATAAGATTCATGACCAGAATTGCTGACTCAGAAATACCTTGTGACACATCTTTTAAATGATGTTCCAACAATCCCTTTAATGCCATGAGTTTAAAGCTATTTTCCGCCTTGCCTTGGAAAATCGCTTCCGCAGCACCTATATAGCCAATTGCCCCCAAATCACCCAAAATCACCCTTTGCAATTTCAGGTCGCTGTTTCGTAGCATTTCCACCAAGTATTCCCCATATTGGGAATCTTGGGTGAGTTGATACATGGCCCTAGCAGCGGCACATTTTACTCGGGGAACGGAATGCTCTAAAAAGGGTTCAACTAGACCAATGGCCTCAGTCGCACCAAGAGAACCCAAAGCCTCTAATACTGCTTCATAGGGTTGAACTAGATGGGGACGACCTGGCACTTGCACAGCTTGGGCCAAACCCCCACCTAGCATTTTTATCAGTTCCGGTACTGCGGTTTTGGCGTTAAGCATGGCTAAAGACTCAGCTGCTGCTTCTCGCACATAAAAGTCTTCACAGTTTAAGGAACTAATCAATCCCTCTATAGCCTGGGAACTCCCTAATTTACCTAAAGCTCTGGCTGCATTGCGTCGGAGTGGATACCCCCCCAACTCCGTTCTATCAGCTTCATCTGTTAAGGCTTTGATTAGCGCCTCTATAGCTTCTGGCTGATTAATACGGAACTTACCCAACCACCAGGCGGCATAATAGCGGAGACTTAAATCCGATGATTGCAGATTAGCTATGGCTTGCTCTGGTGTCAACTGTGCCCCACTTTCCGGAGATACTTCGGATATACTGGGTTCTATCATCACCAGGTATTTAGGATTCTGCTGCTGTCAGGGCTTCAATTTTGACGATTTTGCCACCCAGTCGGTTGATCCGCTGCATTTCTTCTGTCATCCGACTGTAGGGCACTGTAATAAACACACTACCACTGCGTCTGATGCTGAATTTGTTCTTGTCCGTTTCTTGGTTTTGTTTCAACCCTACAACTTCGTAACGAAATACACGACTTGCAGATGAAGAAACGCTACTAGCACCTAGTGTTGTTTGACCAAACATTACCTCTCTATCTCCTCTTCATGGGTAATATCAACTACTTACCTTACGTGGCTGTAATACTGACGATTTTTCCACCTTGTTTGTGAATTTGCTGAATCTTGTCAGAAAGACGCTCGTAAGGTACTATGAATGCTGTGCTGCTGCGGCGCACGCTGGGGTATCCTGGACTGCGAATGCCTGCTACTTCAATTCGGTAAACGCGATCAGATTGCCCCACAGCATTACCCAAATTCTGTTTGGGAGCATTGTCTGCTGATGGACGGAATGACCAGTTGTCATTACTTCCTGATGGACCAACTATGGAAGATGCTTTCTTACCAGCAAGTTCCCTGGCTAATCTGGATTTGCTTCCCTCTACCTGGGCTGTGTCGCTGTTGGCATATCCACGGTATAATCTGAACATCCGTGTAAATCCCACACTGGTTTGCCCTGGTTGAAAATCAAACCCCCGATAGTAGGGAACTATATTTTCTCCAAAGTTGTTTTGATACTCCACTGAATCTATGTAAGAGTCGATTTCTGCATCGTACCCTTTGTTGTTATATAAGTCTAAGTGGTATACCACTTCTGACTCATCCAATGGAGCCCTACCCAACAGGTGTTTATAGTTCAGCTCTATCAGTCTGGTCTGAAAGCTGTTATAGAAGAACTTTACTTTGTAGAGTTCAGATTTAGCGATCGCTCTTACGAACTCACGAACGGTCAAATTGCCATCACGCAAAAGCGACTCCGCACTGACAAGTCTATCTGATGCCAGTATATAGTCATTGCCTAATACTTGCCGATAGGCCGTTCTAATAACCAATTCCACCTCTTCGCGACTGGCACTGGGGCGCAGCTCAACCCGACGCGCTTCGCTAAATGGTTCTGTTCCCAGTCTAGACGCTGCTGTTGTAATTGCCATTGTTTTCCCCTTGGTTACTACATCTGTACATAAAACTATGCCCGGAGCAAGATTCAACTGCTAGGTGATTCAGTCACCCGCAGGAATATCACATCCCCACGCACAACTGACTAAACCCCAAAGGGATCTTCTCATCCAGCACTTGTACCCCTCTCCGGGCAAGGATCTATCTAGCTTAGAGCGTTGATAGCGTAGTCAATGTAGGTATTAGCTTCATTAGCAGCTTGACCGCTCAATCCATGGTTAGCTTTGATATATTTTAAAGCTTCCACATACCAGCTGGGGGATAGGTTAAAAGCACCGTTGATTTCAGCCAAACCAGCAATCAGGAACTCATCCAAGGGACCTGTACCACCAGCAACTAAGCTATAAGTAACAATGCGGAGGTAGTGACCAACGTCACGAGCGCACTTGGATTTACCACGAGCATCAGCAGCATACTGAGGGCCGGGAGTGGAAGTGGTGTAGGGGAACTTTTGGTATACAGCGTTGGTAGCACCATCAATTAATTTTTGAGCATTAGCTGTTAAACCACGGGCGGCTTCCATGCTGGCAGCAGCACGTACAAAACGACCGTTAACTGCTTGTAATTCGGTATTGCTCAAAAAGCGTCCTTGGGTATCAGCAGCTGCAATAGCTTCGGTAATGGGGGTTTTCATGGTTAATTTTCTCCTTGATTGGTTTCGTATCTTGTTGGGAGTAATAAAGCAGAACTAGGATTTCTAGCTTCTGGACTACTTGTAGTTGACTAATAGGTAATTGACTACGCAACAGCTGCTGCTGCACGATCAAAGTAGCCAGCCAATTCAGAAACTATCTGACTGCAATCGCCCTTGGTAATACCATTGGGATCGTTAACTATCTTGATCGCAGCTTCTTTCATCTTGCCAACACCAACAGCTACGGATGCACCAGGAGTACCCAAAGCTATATAGGTTTCGCGTAAGCCATTCAGGCAACGGTCATCGAGAACACTAGCGTCACCAGCTAATGCAGCGTAGGTAACATAGCGTAAGATGATTTCCATATCGCGCAGACAAGCAGCCATGCGACGGTTGGTGTAAGCATTACCACCAGGAGCAATTAGTTGGGGCTGTTCATCAAACAGTGCACGAGCAGCATCGGTAACGATAGTAGAAGCATTGCTTGTAATACGGTTAACAGTGTCTAGACGTTTGCTGCCGGAAGCTACAACTGCTGTCAAAGCGTCTAACTGTTCAGTGCTCAAAAATTCGCCTCTGGCGTCAGCTTGGGAAACAACCTTGGAAAATACATCTAATGTCATGGACTCTAATCTCCTAATTACTTAGTTGAGAGATGGGCTGATCAAAACAACCAGGGATGAATGATCAAAAACTTTGAGCTCATTAGCGCTAACCTTCTCCCTATCCCCTGGGTCTTGGTGTTTCATCTAGCTCCAGACTGAAATTCTGAGAACCACAGGGAATTTTATGAGAAGCCAGCTAACTCAACCCGATTGGTTGTCTTATTTAACTTTGCTCTGGTTTTGAACCCCTTTCTGATTAGTTTATACAATGCCATAGATACTTTATTTGTTACAATTTATGAATAAATGAGTCAAGAGAGAAAAAAACTCCGAAATCCTTTATTTACAAGGCTTATATGCCCTAAAAGTTTCTCGGTTTTGTTACACAACTTCATGAAGTTTCGAGAGTTTGGCAAATTCTGTCCTCTTTATACTAATTTAAGAATTCTGTGAAAATCCACCAAGACTGAACTGGATTGATATTCCTGTTCTGTCTTGATAGGGTGATCATTATTAAGTAATGTGAACTGGACATTGTAAATTTTACATTTCGAGATATTTCGATATGTTGCTCCATCTTTAGCCAATCTGTCAGCGTCGACGTAAAACCTCGATTAATTTTGTCAAGCTATCAGGAAGTGGAGCGGTTACTTCTACCCATTCTCCAGAGGTGGGATGTTGTAGTTTTAGTTGCCAAGCATGTAATGCTTGTCCTGGCAAGTTTACCCCCACGGAACGACCAGAACTATATACCGGATCCCCGACTATAGGATGACCTATTTTGGCACTATGCACTCTAATTTGATGGGTACGCCCAGTTTCTAGTTGAAAATGAATTAGTGTATAATTACCTAATCTCTCTTTAATGTACCAGTTAGTAATTGCATTTCTACCTCCCTGCTCTACTGGAACTATGGCCATTTTTTTCCGCTGCTGAGGGTGACGACCAATAGGTAGGTCTATTGTCCCACTTTCACTTTTAGGCGCACCATAAACTACTCCTAAGTATTCCCGTCTTGCCATCTTAGATTGTAACTGTAATTGCAAATGTCTATAAGCAATTTCTGTTTTTGCAATAGCAATTGCTCCTGTAGTATCTTTGTCAAGCCTATGTACAATACCGGGACGTTGCACACCTCCAATCCCTGGTAAATTGGGACAGTGGTCCAACAGAGCATGAACCAGCGTACCTTCCAAATGACCCGGTGCTGGATGAACGACTAAACCTGCGGGTTTATTGAGAATTAGTAATTGTTCATCTTCGTAGAGAATATCCAGGGGAATATGTTGTGCTACTAGTTGAGCAGCTTGCACTGGGGGAATTTCTACTTCCACATATTCTCCCCCATCCAGGGTAATATTCTTGGAGTAACAGACTTTTCCATTTAACTGAACATAACCTTGTTCAATTAGGTCTTGGATTCGAGAACGAGATAGGTCTGGTATTACAGATGACAAATAACGGTCTAATCGTTGGGTTTTTTCCGTAATAGAAAGATGAATTTTAACCACAATTAGTGAATGGTGATTTGCGATGTTCTTGCCATTTTGCCAGCATCCTGTGCAAATCATAGCAAAATTCTACGCTAATTTTGCTATAAATATGGTAGGGAAAATAAAGTAAACAATTAACAGGTGTTGTTAAGTTTTGTATTTACACTCATACTCACAAATTATGCCAACTACTATCCCCATTAATAGATATAGATTTTTTCAAAAAATACAACCCCTATCCATACTAGTGAAAATTGCCAATAAGTCTAACACTGGTTGTTTACAAGTTTTTAGTCCTTATGGAACCTGGTCAATATATTTACAAGAAGGTAATCTTGTTTACGCTAGTCGGTCAGAAAACATCTGGGAACCGCTTTATCGAAATTTGGAGCGTTTAATTTGGAGAAACTCAAATTTGAGGGAGATTAATGAGAAGTTAGGGAACTTTGTGGAGCAATGTGTACAAAATCAGACTATTTCCCATCCGGACTATTTAGCCATTTGCTGGTTAGTGAATGAGCAGTATATTAGCTTTGTAGAAGCAGGGACGCTGATTGAAAAATTAGCTTTAGAGTTTTTAGAATCATTTTTTCAAATTGACCAAGGGAGCTATGAATTTATTCCTCAAAGTTTTTTAGATCCCCTACCCAAATTCTGCCACTTAAATGTCAACTCCTTGGTGCAAACGTACAAATCAGGAATCCAGGTTTCCCTAGAAGAATCTGGGCCAGATTCCCAAAATCTTTCCCCGACCTATACAATTGCTTGTGCTAGTCAGAATATATTTTTATTAAACTCTATTAGAAAACTATTAAATCAAACAATATTTAACATCATAGATATAACGGACCCAGATGGGATGGAAGTTTCTGTCATTAGACCGGACATGATTATTCTGGATGTAGCCACGCCAAATCTCAGCAGCTATGCTACTGTTTTATTATTACGCAAACAATCTTCTTTGAAAGGCATACCAATAGTCCTAATAACAAAGAAAAATAACTTAATTAATAGACTTACAACCAGACTAGTAGGAGCTACTGCTTGCTTGGGTAAACCCTTCAATCAAGATGAGTTAGTGAAAGTGATTTTTGAAAACATCAATTGACTCCACCTTCTAGCTACACAGTTTCAAAACGCCCTGGGGAACAGATAAGACACTGTGCATTTTTACCACTGAGCCAATAACAGCTATAGCTGGAGCGCTAAATCCCGTTTTTGCCATCTGTTGAATAATAGTTCCCAACTCACCGATTAATTCTTCCTGTTCTGGACGAGTTCCCCAGCGAACTAAAGCAATAGGAGTTTGTGAACTCATTCCTACCCTCATCAACTGTTCCAGGATATAGGGAAGATTGTGGATACCCATATAAATCACAATGGTTTCTGAACTTTGGGCAATTGCGTACCAATTGACCGCTGGTCGGTACTTACCCATGGCTTCATGTCCAGTAACAAATGTCACAGAAGAACTATACAAACGATGGGTTAAGGGAATGCCAGCGTAAGCTGCTGCTGCAATACCAGCAGTAATCCCTGGAACAACTTCTACGCTAATTCCCCCAGCTATCAACTCAGCCATTTCCTCACCACCACGCCCAAAGATAAAAGGGTCACCGCCCTTCAATCGCACGACAATTTCATGTTCTTGAGCTTTTTCCATAAGTAGTTGAGTAGTTTCCTCCTGTAAGAGTGAATGTCTTCCCATCCGCTTACCAGCATCTATTTTTTCCGCTTGGGGACTAATCATGTCCAAGACTTGTGGACTAACCAACGCATCATAGATAACCACGTTAGCGCGTTCCAATAAACCCTTACCTTTGAGAGTCATCAGTCCTGGATCACCAGGTCCAGCACCAACTAAATACACCTTACCCAAAAATTTATTCCTCTTGTGTTGCTAAATCCCAGATTATATCAACTAATTGGGAATTTACTCCCAAAGGTGAGGCCAACTCTAACTTGATTTCTGGAAATTTTAATGTTAGCCTTTCCACCGTAATAACAATCTCATCCGTAATCCCTCCGGAAAAGAGAAAGTATGGTAAAATGCCAATCTGTTGATAACCAGCACTCACCAGGTCTATGACTCTAGCTTCCAAGCTGGGGGGAACTGACCAGTAGGCGCTAAATGCACCTAACTTGTTGGCAATGGTTTCTACGGGGCGATGGGAATTTGCACGCCTACTACCATGGGCTAAAAGAATGAATGCTTCTGCTGATATTTGAGCCATTCCCCGAGCCAATAATTTCCACATCATGGCATGACTACCTAAATATGGTTTAATTGCAATGGGGAGGTTATTCCCCAGGGAATTTTGGGCCAGTTTCACCTCCATGGGAAGATCCGACATCAGATGGACCCCCGGTAGCAGAAACAGGGGTATGACTTGAATGGACTTGCAGTTATAAGCCACAGCTCTTTGGGCAAAGTCCCCTATTTGTCCACTTAATGGCTGACTATTGAATTCTAGAGTGCCTACACCCACTAGGTGCCTTTCTGGATCTTCTTCAGCTTTTAATTTCTCAAGCAATAACCTTGCCAGTTCTTCTATGGCTAGATTTGGTCGGGAGTCTTTACTACCATGGGACACTAAGAGGTAAGCTGATGACATTAGATTTTATAGATTTTATACTTTACAAGAGGTTTTTATGAATGAACCAACCCACGCTATAGAACATTTGGTTGATGAACTCACACTGGCGGCAGTTTTAGAGATCTTAGAACGAATTTGCCATAAAAAAGCGGAAAACCTCCGCACTCACTGGGACGATGAAGATACTGCTAAACAATGGGAAAAAGCAGCTAAACAAATTGAGAGCATCAATGTAAATGTGTAAATTCTTTTTTCCTACTCCTGTTTTACTCTGTAAGTGTAAAAACTATTGAACGCCCCTAGGGTCTCAAAAGTGTAACCTGGTAGGGAGTCATGAATTTTTAAGTTGGTGATATATATACTCAGCAACACATAGTCTTGTCTTTTTGTAGTAGCAACCACCACATCCCTAATCTGTGACTTAGCGGAATCAACCAGCTGATTACAGTCAAATTTAACCAGGTTGCGCAAGAAAATCGGCACTTTCTGACAACCATCGGTCTTGAGTACAATTGTTATTTTTTTAACCGCGTATTCCTGATAAGTTACTTCCCTGGGATTGGTATGGGCCATAGTCACTCCCAAACTAGTTATTGCTAGTGCACTTAGAGATGTGATGATCACAGAGAGTTTCATATCAAGTGAAAGAGGTACTTTCTGATTAATTTAACAAAAAAGATAAATTTTTACTAAGGAACTTGATCTTTTTTATGTGGTCGTGTTAATTTAGAAAAGTTGGTGGCGAGCGTAGCCAAGTGGTTAAGGCAGTGGATTGTGGTTCCACCACTCGTGGGTTCAAGTCCCATCGTTCGCCCTTCCCCCATTCCAAAAAGTTCAGATGGCAGACTGGAGTTCACCAGTCTGCTCGAGTTTTTCCCTTTTTGGTACCTAGAAATTCTCCGCTGGCATATCAGCCATCCCACCTTCGCTATCTCGTTTAGAACCTAGCAATTCTAGTTGTTCTACTTGAATAACGGGCTTGGAACGGTTTGTACCAGTCTGGCGATCGCTCCAGGTATCAAACTTAAGGAAACCCTTAATGCCAATCAATGCACCTTTGCGGACATAATTATTAGCGACCTCTGCTGTTTTGCCCCAGATTTCCAGATTAAACCAGTCTGGTTGGTCACTATTACGAGTTCTGCGATTAACTGCTAAAGTCAACTCGCACTTGACAGTTCCCGACTGTTACAGTCGATAAACAGGTCACCCTGGTTACCTCTGCTTCAAAACCGTGCATGCGACTTTCACCGCACACGGCTCCTCAATAACTCAATGGGACGTATTTTGAGTTATTGTGGCTCTGTCTGCATATCCTTTGGCTTTCCCAAAGGCCTTGGCTTCTGAGCCAATCCTTCCCCCCAAAATCATGCGGGTGACTCCCTACTCAGCAATAGAACATTGAGAGAGAAATTGGGGGGTTATCCCGTTCCTAGCTCCTGCTTGACGATGGGGTTAGAGTCCTACTATCCGCCGGGTTTATGCGGGAATGCCCTAGGTCAAATTTTGGATTGCCTAGCCCAAATCCTTGCCTTTTGGCACAGCCAATAACCTGTGTAGGCTGATATCAATGACGACGGCTCCAACATAGGTTCAGATTACCTTACTCATACCCATCTCTACTCAGAGGGATTCCTTGCCAGGTTCAAAGTTACCTCCTTTACTCCCCGCTTCACCCTTGGTGATTGTCAGTCCCAAAAGTGGGGGCGTTGCATCTTCTGGCATCTAGAAGGAGGGAATTGAAGTTCTAAGGAACTTATTAAAGATT from Cylindrospermopsis curvispora GIHE-G1 harbors:
- a CDS encoding sirohydrochlorin chelatase; the encoded protein is MSSAYLLVSHGSKDSRPNLAIEELARLLLEKLKAEEDPERHLVGVGTLEFNSQPLSGQIGDFAQRAVAYNCKSIQVIPLFLLPGVHLMSDLPMEVKLAQNSLGNNLPIAIKPYLGSHAMMWKLLARGMAQISAEAFILLAHGSRRANSHRPVETIANKLGAFSAYWSVPPSLEARVIDLVSAGYQQIGILPYFLFSGGITDEIVITVERLTLKFPEIKLELASPLGVNSQLVDIIWDLATQEE
- a CDS encoding DUF4359 domain-containing protein; the encoded protein is MIITSLSALAITSLGVTMAHTNPREVTYQEYAVKKITIVLKTDGCQKVPIFLRNLVKFDCNQLVDSAKSQIRDVVVATTKRQDYVLLSIYITNLKIHDSLPGYTFETLGAFNSFYTYRVKQE